From the Streptomyces sp. NBC_01216 genome, the window GGCGGTCTGCCCCGGCACGGGGGCAGCACCCGGCCGGATCCGTCCGACGACACCGCCAAGTGAAACCCTGCTACCCGCAGGGCTTCCACGATCACACAGGGAGCAACCGGAAATGGGTTCGGTTCGCGTAGCCATCGTCGGCGTGGGCAACTGCGCCGCCTCACTGGTGCAGGGCGTCGAGTACTACAAGGACGCCGACCCGGCGGCCAAGGTGCCCGGCCTCATGCACGTCCAGTTCGGCGACTACCACGTCGGTGACGTCGAGTTCGTCGCCGCCTTCGACGTCGACGCCAAGAAGGTCGGCCTCGACCTCTCCGACGCCATCGGCGCCAGCGAGAACAACACCATCAAGATCTGCGATGTCCCGAGCAAGGGCGTCACCGTTCAGCGCGGTCACACGCTCGACGGTCTCGGCAAGTACTACCGCATGACCATCGAGGAGTCCGCAGAGGAGCCGGTGGACGTCGTCCAGGTCCTCAAGGACAAGCAGGTCGACGTGCTCGTCTGCTACCTGCCCGTGGGTTCCGAGGACGCGGCGAAGTTCTACGCGCAGTGCGCCATCGACGCCAAGGTCGCCTTCGTCAACGCCCTCCCGGTCTTCATCGCCGGCACCAAGGAGTGGGCGGACAAGTTCACCGAGGCCGGTGTGCCGATCGTCGGTGACGACATCAAGTCCCAGGTCGGCGCGACCATCACGCACCGCGTGATGGCCAAGCTGTTCGAGGACCGCGGTGTCCGCCTTGAGCGCACGATGCAGCTCAACGTCGGCGGCAACATGGACTTCAAGAACATGCTCGAGCGCGACCGCCTCGAGTCGAAGAAGATCTCGAAGACTCAGGCCGTCACCTCGCAGATCCCCGACCGCGAGCTGGGCGAGAAGAACGTCCACATCGGACCGTCGGACTACGTGGCCTGGCTGGACGACCGCAAGTGGGCATACGTCCGCCTCGAAGGCCGCGCCTTCGGCGACGTCCCGCTGAACCTCGAGTACAAGCTCGAGGTGTGGGACTCCCCGAACTCGGCCGGTGTCATCATCGACGCCCTGCGTGCCGCGAAGATCGCCAAGGACCGGGGTATCGGTGGCCCCATCCTCTCCGCGTCCTCGTACTTCATGAAGTCTCCGCCGGTGCAGTACTTCGACGACGAGGCCCTGGCCAACGTCGAGAAGTTCATCAAGGGCGAGGTCGAGCGCTAAGCGCCCACCCACGCGTCGCACGAGGGCTCCCGGGTTGTCGCCCGGGAGCCCTCCGCGTATGTGAGTCTTGCTGCCATGTCCGTCGTACGTGACCTGCGCACACTCCTGCGCCTGACGAACTTCCGCCGCCTGCTGGCCGTGCGCCTGCTTTCGCAGAGCGCCGACGGCGTCTACCAGGTGGCGCTCGCCACGTACGTCGTCTTCTCCCCCGAGAAGCAGACCTCACCGACGGCCATCGCCTCGGCGATGGCCGTCCTGCTGCTGCCGTACTCCTTCATCGGACCGTTCGCGGGAGTCCTTCTCGATCGCTGGCAACGACGCCAGGTCTTCCTCTACGGCAATCTGCTGCGCACCGCGCTGGCGTGTGGGACAGCGGGTCTGATGCTGGCATCGGCCCCGGACTGGCTCTTCTACGCCTCGGCGCTGTCCGTGACCGCGGTCAACCGCTTCGTCCTGGCAGGACTCTCGGCCTCGCTGCCGAGGGTCGTCGACGCCGAACGGCTGGTGGTGGCCAACTCCCTCTCCCCGACCGCCGGCACGGTGGCCGCGACGCTGGGCGGTGGCCTGGCCTTCGGCGTGCGCCTGGTCTCCTCGGACTCCGATGCGGCGGTCGTCGCACTGGGCGCCCTCCTCTACCTCTGCGCCGCACTCGCCTCACTGCGCATGCCTCGCGAACTCCTCGGACCCGACACGGAGCGGACGCGACTCCCCCTGGCCGCCGCACTGACGTCGACAGCGCGTGGACTCGCGGCCGGCCTGCGCCATCTCGCCGAGCGACGCCCGGCGGCCCAGGCACTGGCCGCGATGACGATGATGCGCTTCTGCTACGGCGCGGTGACCGTCACCGTGTTCATGCTCTGCCGATACGCCTGGAGCGTCACCGAATCCCAGGGGCTGGCCCTTCTGGGTCTGGCGCTCGTCGTGTCCGGGGCCGGCTTCTTCACCGCCGCGGTGCTCTCCCCCTGGGCGGTCGGGCGATTCGGCCCGTTCGGCTGGATGGCCCTGTGCGCGGGGAGCGCCGCTGTTCTCGTGCCGGCACTGGGACTGGCCTTCGCGCCGACGCCGTTCCTGATCTCCGCCTTCATCCTGGGGCTCATCACTCAGGGCACCAAGATCGCGACGGACACCGTGGTCCAGACGACGGTGGAGGACGCCTATCGCGGGCGGATCTTCTCGCTCTACGACGTGCTCTTCAACGTCGCCTTCGTGAGCGCGGCAGCGATCGCGGCGTTGATGCTGCCACCCGACGGCCGGTCCACCCTTCTGATCCTCATGGTCGCCGCACTGTACGCGGCACTCACGCTCCTGCTGCTACGCAGGAAGGCGGTGGGGTGATGTTTCACGTGAAACAGAACCCCACCGCCTTCCCGCCGTCGATGTTTGTCGATGTTTGTCGATGTTTCACGTGAAACATCGACGGGCCATGCTCAGCCTTGCGTCGCCCACCACTGCTTGAGGGCCGCGACGGCCGTCTCGTGCTCCATCGGTCCGTTCTCCAGGCGCAGTTCCAGCAGGAACTTGTAAGCCTGACCGACGGCCGGCCCGGGACGGATCCCCAGGGCCTCCTGAATCTGGTTGCCGTCCAGATCGGGACGGATCGCGTCCAGCTCCTCCTGTTCCTGGAGCTGGGCGATGCGCACCTCCAGCCCGTCATAGGCACGGGAGAGAGCACCGGCCTTGCGCTTGTTCCGGGTCGTGCAATCCGAGCGCGTCAGCTTGTGCAGCCGGGGAAGCAGCGGACCCGCGTCGCGCACATAGCGGCGCACCGCGGAGTCGGTCCACTCACCGGCCCCGTACCCGTGGAAGCGCAGATGTAGTTCCACCAGGCGCGAGACGTCCTTGATCATCTCGTTGGAGTACTTCAGTGCGGCCATCCGCTTCTTGGTCATCTTCGCGCCGACCACCTCATGGTGGTGGAAGGAGACGCGACCGTCCTTCTCGAAGCGGCGGGTGCGCGGCTTTCCGATGTCATGGAGCAACGCGGAGAGACGCAGGACCAGATCGGGCCCGTCCTCTTCCAGGTCGATCGCCTGGTCCAGAACGGTCAGGGAATGCTCGTAGACATCCTTGTGCCGATGGTGCTCGTCACTCTCCAGCCTCAGCGCCGGGAGCTCGGGGAGTACGCGATCGGCGAGCCCGGTGGCGACCAACAGCCCGAGACCCTTGCGTGGGTGCGAGGAGACCAGGAGCTTGTTGAATTCGTCGCGCACCCGTTCAGCCGAAACGATCTCGATCCGGTCCGCCATGTCCGTCATCGCCGTGATGACCTCAGGGGCGACATCGAAGTCCAGCTGAGCGGCGAACCGTGCGGCGCGCATCATGCGCAGCGGGTCGTCCGAGAAGGACGCCTCCGGAGTTCCCGGCGTGCGCAGCACACGGGCGGAAAGGTCTTCCAGGCCTCCGTGTGGATCGATGAATGCCTTCGCGGGGAGAGCCACGGCCATGGCGTTGACCGTGAAGTCACGCCGGACGAGATCCTCCTCGATGGAGTCGCCGTAGGAGACCTCGGGCTTGCGCGAGGTGCGGTCGTACGCCTCGGAACGGTAGGTAGTGACCTCGATCTGGTAGCCGCCCTTGTGGCAGCCGACCGTACCGAAGGCGATCCCGACTTCCCAGACCGCGTCCGCCCAGGGTCGGACGATCTTGAGGACGTCCTCGGGGCGGGCGTCGGTGGTGAAGTCCAGGTCGTTGCCGAGCCTGCCGAGCAAGGCATCCCGTACCGAGCCCCCGACCAGCGCAAGGCTGAATCCCGCTTCCTGGAAGCGGACGGCGAGGTCATCGGCGACAGGGGAGACGCGCAGCAGTTCGCTGACCGCTCGGCGTTGCACCTGGCTCAGTGCGGTCGGGTTGTCTTCGTTGGCGTTCGGCACAACAGAAAAGGGTACGTGCCCCAGCCCCCGGCGACGTCCTCGATTTCCGGCAGGGCTGTCCGCCCGCCCATCGGCTGGAGCAGTCCCCGGCACTTGGCCACAGCGTGCCTCGTTACCATGCCTGGACACAGCAACCGGGAACCACACCGACACCACTGAGACGACGAGGATGGGCGAACGCGTGGCCGAGGCGGCAGACATCCAGGGGACTGCTCCGTCACCTGCCCGTCGATGGCTGCGGCGCGCGGCGGCTCTGGCCGCCGCGGCGCCGCTGCTGGCCGGACTCCTTCAGCTGCCCGCTGCCTCGGCGGCGCTCGCCGCCGAGAAGGACTCTCTTCGCGCCGCCCCCACCGGCTCGCGTACCGTCGCTGTGTCTCTCGACACGCTCTCACCCAGCGCTCCGGTCGAGAACGACACCCTCACGGTCTCGGGCACCGTGACCAACCAGGGCAAGCAGGCCATCACCGATGCCACGATCGACCTTCGGGTCGGCCCCCGGATGACGAGCCGAAGCGAGATCGAGCAGGTCGCCGGTCGTACCGGATTCCGGGCGGACAGTGATCCCGCGGCGCTGGGCGGCACCTTCACGGTCAAGGTTCCGAAGCTGTCGGCCGGGCTCACTCAGGAGTTCACCCTCTCGGTTCCCGTCTCCCGGCTCGGGCTGGAGGACGAGGGCGTCTACCAGCTGGGTGTCTCCCTCACCGGGCACACCTCGGCCCAGCCCGGTGACCGTGTCCTCGGCATCAACCGGACGTTCCTGCCCTATCAGCCCGAGCGGACCGACAAGAGGACCCAGCTCACCTATCTCTGGCCGCTGATCTCCTCGGCCCATGTGTCGGCGGAGACCGGATCGGACGATCAGCAGACACCGGTCTTCGAGAACGACGAGCTGGCCGGCGAGCTGGCCCCGGGCGGGCGTCTGGAACAGATGGTCACCCTGGGCAAGGACCTCCCCATCACCTGGGTGATCGATCCGGACCTGCTGGCCACCGTCGACGCCATGACCCGGAACTACCGGGTCAAGAACGGTGCGGGCGAGGTGCCCGGCAGAAACCAGGTGGTCGCCAAGCAGTGGCTGGACTCCCTGGAGAAGGCGGTCGCGAACGAGAAGGTGATCGCGCTGCCGTTCGCCGACCCGGACATCGCCTCGCTGGCCCACTCGGGCAAGGCCGTGCCCGGCTCGCTCAGCCACCTCCAGCCGGCGACGGAGCTTGCCGCGTCGACCGTGGAGACGGTCCTCCACGTAAAACCGTCCACGGCCTTCTCCTGGCCGGTGGACGGGGCCGTCGATCCGTCGATCATGGCCGTGGCCACGTCGGCCGGCGCCCGCAAGGTGATCGCGCGCAGCGACAGCTTCCGGGACGACCTCCCGTACACCCCCACGGCCGCGCGTGCCGTCGGAGGGGGTATGACGGCAGTGGTCAGCGACGCTTCGCTGTCCACCGCGTTCGAGGGCGACATGCTGGTGAAAGGGAACTCGACGCTCGCCATACAGAAGTTCCTCGCCCAGTCGCTCGCGGTGACCCTGGAGCAGCCGGACCTTCAGCGCAGTGTGGTCGTCGCCCCGCAGCGCATGCCGACCACGCCTCAGGCGCAGAGCATGGCCACTGCCCTGCGCGGGCTCTCCGTCCAGCGCTGGACGGAACCTCTCGACCTGCTCACGGCCGCCGCCGCGAAGCCGGACCCCGATGCGTCCACGAAGGTCCCCGCCGTCTCCCGCTATCCCCAGCAGCTGCGGAAGCAGGAGCTGAGCGGAGCGGCCTTCCAGAGCATGAAGACGACCCGCGACGCTCTCGACGACTTCAAGGTCATCCTGACCCAGCCGGATCGGGTGGTGACCCCGTTCGGGACCGCCATCAGTCGCGAGATGTCGACGTCGTGGCGCGGCAGGACCGCTTCCGCCGGTCAGTACCGGACCCAGGTGTCCGACTACCTCCAGAGCATCACCCAGGAGGTCAAGCTGATCGACAAGTCCGACCTCACGTTGTCGGGCCGCAGCGCGACCATCCCGGTCACCGTCCAGAACAAGCTGCTCCAGGGTGTGGACAACCTGGTGCTCCGGCTCACCTCCAGCAACAAGACCCGTCTGAAGCTCAACGGCGGCGGCGCCGTCGCGGAACTGCCGATCAAGATCAGCGCCGGACACAGCCAGTCCGTGAAGTTCGAGGCGTCGGCCAACGCCAACGGGCCCGTCCCCATGACGGCCCAGCTCTACACCGAGGACGGCACGCCGTACGGTGAGCCGATCGACTTCACCGTCCGGGTCTCCGAGATCACCTCGACCGTGATGCTCGTCATCGCCGGCGGCGTACTCCTGCTTGTACTCGCCGGTGTACGTATGTACACCCAGCGGAAGCGGAGCGCCGCCGGAAACACCGAGGCAGACGGTACGGAGAGCGAGGAAGCGGAGCAGCCGAGTGACCCGACGCCGGACACCGCTACCGAAAGCGGTGACCCGTCCGGCCCGGGTGAGAAAGTGGACCGTTGAGCGATGTCGTGGCCGGTCGGCCGGGGACGATGAGGTGGGGTAACCATGAACGCGCCGTACCACGGTGACCGCGGCCAGGGCGCGGGCGGCACCGAACCGTCCGGTGGCATGCCCTCGGCGACCCCGGGCGAGGAGCCGACGTCCGAGCCGAGGCAGCCCGCCCCGGACCCGTACGCGGAGAATCCGTACGCTCAGGATCCCTATGTGCAGGACGTCTACGTCCACGATCCGTACCAGGCCCAGGACGTGTCCGCTCAGGACCCCGTGTCCGAGGCGCTCTACGACCGCGCGGCACACCCGCCTCCCCCGCCGGGGACCTACCAGGAGCCGACGCCGCTGTACCAGCAGCCGGCGGCGCCTCCGCACGCGCCGGACCCCCGGGTATGGGCACAGACGCCGGCACCTGAGCCGGACGGCCCCTCGCGTCATCTCCCCTACGGCGACGACTCCCGCACGGTCCAGTTCACCGGTGTGGACGACCTCGTCACCCGGGCCGGGGACGAGGAGCCCGAGCCGGACGCCTTCGCGCACCTCTACCGGGACCAGCAGACGCCCGGACAGGTCCCGCCGCCCGCCCCGGAGCCGAACCCGATGCCCGCGCCCGCACCGAAGAAGTCCGGCCGTGCTTCCGGACTGCTGAAGTCGAGCGCTGTGATGGCCGCCGGCACTCTGGTCTCGCGCCTCACCGGCTTCGTCCGCAGTCTCGTGATCACCGGCGCGCTCGGCGCCGCGCTGCTCGGTGACACCTTCACCGTCGCGTACACGCTGCCGACGATGATCTACATCCTCACCGTCGGCGGTGGCCTCAACTCCGTCTTCGTTCCGCAGCTGGTCCGCTCCATGAAGAGCGACGAGGACGGCGGCGAGGCATACGCCAACCGCCTGCTCACCCTCGTCATGGTGGCACTCGGCGCGATCGTGACCATCGCCGTGTTCGCGGCCCCGCTGCTGATCCGGCTGATGTCCAACACCATCGCCGACGATGCCGCCTCCAACAGCGTCGCCGTCACCTTCGCCCGCTACTGCCTGCCCACGATCTTCTTCATGGGCGTTCATGTGGTGATGGGTCAGATCCTCAACGCCCGGGGCAAGTTCGGCGCGATGATGTGGACCCCGGTCCTCAACAACATCGTCATGATCGTCACCTTCGGCCTGTTCATCTGGGTCTACGGCACCTCCGCCGAATCCCAGATGGGTGTCCAGACGATCCCCGACGAGGGCATCCGTCTTCTCGGTATCGGCACCCTGCTCGGCCTGGTGGTGCAGGCCCTGGCGATGATCCCCTATCTCCGCGAGACGGGCTTCCGCTTCCGCCCCCGCTTCGACTGGAAGGGCCACGGCCTCGGCAAGACGGTCAAACTCGCGAAGTGGACCGTCCTGTTCGTGCTCGCCAACCAGGCGGGTGTGCTGGTCGTGACGCAGCTGGCCACCGCCGCCGGTGAGGCGTCCGGCAGGAACGGCGCCGGCTTCCTCGCCTACTCCAACGCCCAGTTGATCTGGGGCATGCCGCAGGCCATCATCACCGTCTCGGTGATGGCGGCGCTCCTGCCCCGCATCTCCCGCGCCGCGCATGACGACGACCCGGGCGCGGTCCGGGACGACATCTCACACGGACTGCGGAACTCGGCGGTCGCGATCGTGCCGGTCTCGTTCGCCTTCCTCGCCCTCGGTGTCCCCATGTGCACCCTGCTCTACGCCTCCAGCGGCTTCGAGGCCGCCCAGGGCATGGGCTTCATCCTGATGGCCTTCGGCCTCGGTCTGATCCCGTACTCGGTGCAGTACGTCGTGCTCCGCGGCTTCTACGCCTACGAGGACACCCGGACACCCTTCTACAACACGGTCATCGTCGCGGCGGTCAACGCGGCTGCCTCGGCGACCTGTTACATCCTCCTTCCCCCCCAGTGGGCGGTCGTCGGCATGGCCGCCTCCTACGGTCTCGCCTACGCCGTCGGCGTAGGTATCGCCTGGCGCCGACTGCGCAACCGCCTGGGCGGCGACCTGGACGGCGCGCATGTCATGCGAACCTATGCACGTCTCTGCCTCGCCTCCGTGCCCGCGGCGGTGGTGGCGGGGGTGGTCGGCTTCGGACTTCTGAAGCTCCTGGGAGCAGGTGCCCTCGGCTCGCTCGTGGCCCTGTTGGTGGGAGGCGTGGTCCTGCTCGGGGTCTTCTTCGTCGCGGCCAAGCGCATGCGGATCGAGGAGCTGAACTCCATGGTCGGCATGGTCCGCGGACGCCTGGGACGTTAAGAATCCGGTCTCGCGCAACCATCGTCGGCCGCCGCGTGTCGTGCATAGCGGCCGACTGTGGGCACAATTGGCATGGCTGTTGGATGTGGCGCAACGGATGGGGAGGCAGGAACGACGGTGGCGGAACGTAGCACGGCTGCCGTCGACGTGGCCGACAACAGCGGTGACGACCCGCTGACCGCGAAGGCGGAGAAGGCCGTGGACGACGGGGTGGCGGAAGAGCAGGAGAAGGCGGTCTCGACCGCGGAGGCCACGGAGAACAAGGCGGTCGAAGGACAGAGCGACGAACAGCCCTCCCTCACGGCACCGGAGCTGCACAGCGGACACAAGCTGGCGAGGCGCTACCGACTGGAGGAGTGCGTCACTCGTCTGGACGGTTTCAGCAGTTGGCGTGCCGTGGACGAGAAGCTGCGGCGTGCCGTCGGCGTCCATCTCCTGCCGGCCGACCATCCGCGAGCCCGTTCGGTGCTCGCCGCGGCCCGCTCCGCGGCGCTGCTCGGCGACCCCCGCTTCGTACAGGTCCTCGACGCCGTCGAGGAGAACGACCTCGTGTACGTGGTGCACGAGTGGCTGCCGGACTCCACGGAACTGACGGCGCTGCTCGCCGCGGGTCCTTTGGAGCCGCATGACGCCTATCAGCTTGTCAGTCAGGTCTCGCAGGCCATGGCCGCGGCACACCGTGAAGGGCTCGCGCATCTCCGTCTGACTCCGAGCTCCGTTCTCCGCAGCTCGTCCGGCCAGTACAGGATCCGAGGACTCGCCGTGAACGCGGCGCTCCGCGGTATCAGCGCCGAGAGGCCGCAGCGGACGGACACCGAGGCCATCGGGGCTCTGTTGTACGCGGCGCTGACCCAGCGCTGGCCGTACGACAGCGACGCCCACGGCCTGACCGGGCTCCCGAAGGGCCTGGGGCTGCTTCCCCCCGACCAGGTGCGGGCCGGTGTGCATCGCGGGTTGTCGGAGATCGCCATGCGAGCCCTCGCCAACGACGGGGCCACCGCCTCGCGTCAGGAGCCTCCGTGCACCACTCCCGACGAGCTGGCCAAGGCAGTCGCCGCGATGCCGCGCATCCGTCCGCCGGAGCTCGAGTTCCCCACGCCTCCGGAGTACCAGCGCACCACGTACCAGCAGGGCAGCTACGGACGTCCGCAGCCGCCGGCCGGTCCGGCGGCCACCCAACTGATGGGCGGGCCGCCCGCGCCGCTGCAGAGTCGCACGGGCAGGGCCCTGAAGTGGGCCGTCTCCGCGCTCCTCATCGCCGCCATCGGCCTGGCCAGCTGGCAGGTGGCGGACCGGCTGCTCGACCAGAACAACAAGTCGGAGCCGCCTCGGACCACGCAGCCGCAGGATCAGGACGACGAGAAGGAAGTCGAGACCGGGAAGCCCGTCCAGATCACCGGGGCCTACGACTTCGACCCGCTCGGCGACGGTTCGGAGAAGCCTCAGGGGATAAAGAACGCCTACGACGGCGACCCGAGCAGCTTCTGGAACACCGACGGCTACTTCAGCGCCGACTTCGGTCGACTCAAGAAGGGAGTGGGTCTCG encodes:
- a CDS encoding protein kinase family protein — its product is MAERSTAAVDVADNSGDDPLTAKAEKAVDDGVAEEQEKAVSTAEATENKAVEGQSDEQPSLTAPELHSGHKLARRYRLEECVTRLDGFSSWRAVDEKLRRAVGVHLLPADHPRARSVLAAARSAALLGDPRFVQVLDAVEENDLVYVVHEWLPDSTELTALLAAGPLEPHDAYQLVSQVSQAMAAAHREGLAHLRLTPSSVLRSSSGQYRIRGLAVNAALRGISAERPQRTDTEAIGALLYAALTQRWPYDSDAHGLTGLPKGLGLLPPDQVRAGVHRGLSEIAMRALANDGATASRQEPPCTTPDELAKAVAAMPRIRPPELEFPTPPEYQRTTYQQGSYGRPQPPAGPAATQLMGGPPAPLQSRTGRALKWAVSALLIAAIGLASWQVADRLLDQNNKSEPPRTTQPQDQDDEKEVETGKPVQITGAYDFDPLGDGSEKPQGIKNAYDGDPSSFWNTDGYFSADFGRLKKGVGLVLDLGKAQQVGSVDVSFLGTTSVELRTAPADAASAPGAPDAFTTQASGTGGKVTLKPTKPVTTRYVLVWLTKLPASNEGNFRGKITDIKITS
- a CDS encoding CCA tRNA nucleotidyltransferase — protein: MPNANEDNPTALSQVQRRAVSELLRVSPVADDLAVRFQEAGFSLALVGGSVRDALLGRLGNDLDFTTDARPEDVLKIVRPWADAVWEVGIAFGTVGCHKGGYQIEVTTYRSEAYDRTSRKPEVSYGDSIEEDLVRRDFTVNAMAVALPAKAFIDPHGGLEDLSARVLRTPGTPEASFSDDPLRMMRAARFAAQLDFDVAPEVITAMTDMADRIEIVSAERVRDEFNKLLVSSHPRKGLGLLVATGLADRVLPELPALRLESDEHHRHKDVYEHSLTVLDQAIDLEEDGPDLVLRLSALLHDIGKPRTRRFEKDGRVSFHHHEVVGAKMTKKRMAALKYSNEMIKDVSRLVELHLRFHGYGAGEWTDSAVRRYVRDAGPLLPRLHKLTRSDCTTRNKRKAGALSRAYDGLEVRIAQLQEQEELDAIRPDLDGNQIQEALGIRPGPAVGQAYKFLLELRLENGPMEHETAVAALKQWWATQG
- a CDS encoding inositol-3-phosphate synthase, with product MGSVRVAIVGVGNCAASLVQGVEYYKDADPAAKVPGLMHVQFGDYHVGDVEFVAAFDVDAKKVGLDLSDAIGASENNTIKICDVPSKGVTVQRGHTLDGLGKYYRMTIEESAEEPVDVVQVLKDKQVDVLVCYLPVGSEDAAKFYAQCAIDAKVAFVNALPVFIAGTKEWADKFTEAGVPIVGDDIKSQVGATITHRVMAKLFEDRGVRLERTMQLNVGGNMDFKNMLERDRLESKKISKTQAVTSQIPDRELGEKNVHIGPSDYVAWLDDRKWAYVRLEGRAFGDVPLNLEYKLEVWDSPNSAGVIIDALRAAKIAKDRGIGGPILSASSYFMKSPPVQYFDDEALANVEKFIKGEVER
- a CDS encoding DUF6049 family protein, which translates into the protein MAEAADIQGTAPSPARRWLRRAAALAAAAPLLAGLLQLPAASAALAAEKDSLRAAPTGSRTVAVSLDTLSPSAPVENDTLTVSGTVTNQGKQAITDATIDLRVGPRMTSRSEIEQVAGRTGFRADSDPAALGGTFTVKVPKLSAGLTQEFTLSVPVSRLGLEDEGVYQLGVSLTGHTSAQPGDRVLGINRTFLPYQPERTDKRTQLTYLWPLISSAHVSAETGSDDQQTPVFENDELAGELAPGGRLEQMVTLGKDLPITWVIDPDLLATVDAMTRNYRVKNGAGEVPGRNQVVAKQWLDSLEKAVANEKVIALPFADPDIASLAHSGKAVPGSLSHLQPATELAASTVETVLHVKPSTAFSWPVDGAVDPSIMAVATSAGARKVIARSDSFRDDLPYTPTAARAVGGGMTAVVSDASLSTAFEGDMLVKGNSTLAIQKFLAQSLAVTLEQPDLQRSVVVAPQRMPTTPQAQSMATALRGLSVQRWTEPLDLLTAAAAKPDPDASTKVPAVSRYPQQLRKQELSGAAFQSMKTTRDALDDFKVILTQPDRVVTPFGTAISREMSTSWRGRTASAGQYRTQVSDYLQSITQEVKLIDKSDLTLSGRSATIPVTVQNKLLQGVDNLVLRLTSSNKTRLKLNGGGAVAELPIKISAGHSQSVKFEASANANGPVPMTAQLYTEDGTPYGEPIDFTVRVSEITSTVMLVIAGGVLLLVLAGVRMYTQRKRSAAGNTEADGTESEEAEQPSDPTPDTATESGDPSGPGEKVDR
- the murJ gene encoding murein biosynthesis integral membrane protein MurJ, whose amino-acid sequence is MNAPYHGDRGQGAGGTEPSGGMPSATPGEEPTSEPRQPAPDPYAENPYAQDPYVQDVYVHDPYQAQDVSAQDPVSEALYDRAAHPPPPPGTYQEPTPLYQQPAAPPHAPDPRVWAQTPAPEPDGPSRHLPYGDDSRTVQFTGVDDLVTRAGDEEPEPDAFAHLYRDQQTPGQVPPPAPEPNPMPAPAPKKSGRASGLLKSSAVMAAGTLVSRLTGFVRSLVITGALGAALLGDTFTVAYTLPTMIYILTVGGGLNSVFVPQLVRSMKSDEDGGEAYANRLLTLVMVALGAIVTIAVFAAPLLIRLMSNTIADDAASNSVAVTFARYCLPTIFFMGVHVVMGQILNARGKFGAMMWTPVLNNIVMIVTFGLFIWVYGTSAESQMGVQTIPDEGIRLLGIGTLLGLVVQALAMIPYLRETGFRFRPRFDWKGHGLGKTVKLAKWTVLFVLANQAGVLVVTQLATAAGEASGRNGAGFLAYSNAQLIWGMPQAIITVSVMAALLPRISRAAHDDDPGAVRDDISHGLRNSAVAIVPVSFAFLALGVPMCTLLYASSGFEAAQGMGFILMAFGLGLIPYSVQYVVLRGFYAYEDTRTPFYNTVIVAAVNAAASATCYILLPPQWAVVGMAASYGLAYAVGVGIAWRRLRNRLGGDLDGAHVMRTYARLCLASVPAAVVAGVVGFGLLKLLGAGALGSLVALLVGGVVLLGVFFVAAKRMRIEELNSMVGMVRGRLGR
- a CDS encoding MFS transporter, whose translation is MSVVRDLRTLLRLTNFRRLLAVRLLSQSADGVYQVALATYVVFSPEKQTSPTAIASAMAVLLLPYSFIGPFAGVLLDRWQRRQVFLYGNLLRTALACGTAGLMLASAPDWLFYASALSVTAVNRFVLAGLSASLPRVVDAERLVVANSLSPTAGTVAATLGGGLAFGVRLVSSDSDAAVVALGALLYLCAALASLRMPRELLGPDTERTRLPLAAALTSTARGLAAGLRHLAERRPAAQALAAMTMMRFCYGAVTVTVFMLCRYAWSVTESQGLALLGLALVVSGAGFFTAAVLSPWAVGRFGPFGWMALCAGSAAVLVPALGLAFAPTPFLISAFILGLITQGTKIATDTVVQTTVEDAYRGRIFSLYDVLFNVAFVSAAAIAALMLPPDGRSTLLILMVAALYAALTLLLLRRKAVG